The sequence GGACTTCGTCATTTTGGCGGCTTCGATAAGGCGCAACGGCCGCTCGCTTGCGGAAATTGCCCGGACGGAGATTTCTCCCGTCTCCGGATTGATAGCGGCGATTGCGATTCTCTTCATCGTCATCATCGCGCTCGCCGGCCTCGGTCTGGCGGTGGTGAACGCCCTGCGGGAAAGCTCCTGGGGGACTTTCACGATTGCGATGTCGATTCCCTTGGCCCTTTTCGTCGGTCTCTGGATTTACAAAATCCGCCCCGGCCGAATCGTGGAGGGAAGTTTAATTGGCGTGGCCGGGCTTTTTCTGGCGGTGTTTGTGGGACGCTGGATTCCGGAATCCTCCTTGGCCCCCTATTTCACCTTCGACAAAACCGAAATCACGTTTCTGATGGCCGCCTACGGCTTCATCGCCTCGGTCCTGCCGGTCTGGGTGCTCCTCTGCCCGCGCGATTATCTTTCAAGCTATCTAAAAATCGGCACCATCGCTTTTTTGGCTGTGGGCATAATCGTTGTCGCCCCAACTTTGCATATGCCCGCTTTTTCGGAGTTCGTCAAAGGGGGCGGGCCGATTATTCCCGGAAAATTGTATCCTTTTGTGTTCATCACCATCGCCTGCGGGGCGATTTCCGGCTTTCACTCTTTGGTCAGCTCCGGCACCACGCCGAAAATGATAAACCGTGAGACGGATGCCCGGATGATCGGCTACGGAGCGATGCTGATGGAGGGGTTCGTCGGCATCACCGCCCTGATTGCCGCCTCGGCCCTCTTTCCGGCCGATTATTTCGCCATCAACGTCCCGCCCGAAAAGTTCGAGGCGCTTGGAATGGCGACCGTCAATCTGCCGGAACTGTCCCGGGAGGTGGGGGAAAACGTGGCCGGGCGGCCGGGCGGGGCGGTCTCGCTGGCGGTCGGCATGGCGCAGATTTTCGCCTCCATTCCCGGAATGAAGGGGTTGATGTCCTATTGGTACCATTTCGCCATTATGTTCGAGGCGCTTTTTATCCTGACCACCATCGATACCGGCACGCGGGTGGCCCGCTTTATTATGCAGGAGCTTTTCGGCAAAATTTACAAGCCGTTTGCCAAAACCGACTGGTGGCCGGGAGCTATTTTGACGAGCTTTTTGGTGGTCTGCGGCTGGGCTTATTTTATT comes from Verrucomicrobiia bacterium and encodes:
- a CDS encoding carbon starvation CstA family protein; its protein translation is MNALPFVIGALCVMAIAYRFYSAFIAAKVLALDPNRTTPAHTLNDGHNYYPTNKWVLFGHHFAAISGAGPLIGPVLAAQFGFLPGFLWLLIGVVLGGAVQDFVILAASIRRNGRSLAEIARTEISPVSGLIAAIAILFIVIIALAGLGLAVVNALRESSWGTFTIAMSIPLALFVGLWIYKIRPGRIVEGSLIGVAGLFLAVFVGRWIPESSLAPYFTFDKTEITFLMAAYGFIASVLPVWVLLCPRDYLSSYLKIGTIAFLAVGIIVVAPTLHMPAFSEFVKGGGPIIPGKLYPFVFITIACGAISGFHSLVSSGTTPKMINRETDARMIGYGAMLMEGFVGITALIAASALFPADYFAINVPPEKFEALGMATVNLPELSREVGENVAGRPGGAVSLAVGMAQIFASIPGMKGLMSYWYHFAIMFEALFILTTIDTGTRVARFIMQELFGKIYKPFAKTDWWPGAILTSFLVVCGWAYFILKGTISTIWPMFGIANQLLASIALCVGTTVIINSGKPRFAWVTLLPLSFVATTTTFAGIRSIFDNFFPLAQKPGFAFQGYLNAGLTAIMIASVVIIFFDSLRRWIRPVKPEAAYAPATGK